A window of Alphaproteobacteria bacterium contains these coding sequences:
- a CDS encoding amidohydrolase family protein, translating into MAESAVLFTNVRILDGSGDFPFTGEVLVQGNRIKQVTRGGGGRFSSPSGQYATIDGMGATLMPGMVEAHLHLSWNNASTLEAIQRMPPEEHVLHAADMAKVVLDAGFTSGVGAAAAKPRLDVVIRNAIDKGQIPGPRYRAAGPEIATLGGLGDTSPPHMEFPELSFGMVVSGPEEMRRTVRQLIKYDVDVLKLNISGEDITGVLAEETPMADEEVAMACVEARRRGKMVAAHARSAESVKLCVRHGIRNIYHASFADEEALDMLEAAKEHHFVAPGLAWLIGTARHAGKFGIEPGTPLTIAYERELEAAIDTMKKMHRRGIRVCIGGDYGFAWTPQGTNAKDLEYFVDLLGFSPMEALIAATRHGGEMMGLGNLGMIREGYLADMILVDGDPVANIRLLQDRNRILAIMKDGRFHKEPRMSEQRRRLIA; encoded by the coding sequence ATGGCCGAATCCGCGGTGTTGTTCACCAATGTGCGCATCCTCGACGGGTCGGGCGATTTCCCGTTCACCGGCGAGGTGCTGGTCCAGGGCAACCGCATCAAGCAGGTCACCCGCGGCGGCGGCGGCCGCTTCTCGTCGCCGTCGGGCCAATACGCCACCATCGACGGCATGGGCGCGACGCTGATGCCGGGCATGGTCGAGGCGCACCTGCACCTGTCGTGGAACAACGCCTCCACCCTGGAGGCGATCCAGCGCATGCCGCCCGAGGAGCACGTGCTGCACGCCGCCGACATGGCCAAGGTGGTGCTGGATGCCGGCTTCACCTCCGGCGTCGGCGCAGCCGCCGCCAAGCCGCGGCTCGACGTCGTCATCCGCAACGCCATCGACAAGGGCCAGATCCCGGGCCCGCGCTATCGCGCCGCCGGGCCGGAGATCGCCACGCTGGGCGGGCTGGGCGATACCTCGCCGCCGCACATGGAGTTCCCCGAGCTCAGCTTCGGCATGGTCGTCTCCGGGCCGGAGGAGATGCGCCGGACCGTTCGCCAGCTGATCAAGTACGATGTCGACGTGCTCAAGCTGAACATCTCCGGCGAGGACATCACCGGCGTTCTGGCCGAGGAAACGCCGATGGCCGACGAGGAGGTCGCGATGGCCTGCGTCGAGGCCCGGCGCCGCGGCAAGATGGTGGCCGCGCACGCCCGCTCAGCGGAATCGGTGAAGCTGTGCGTCCGCCACGGCATCCGCAACATCTACCACGCCTCGTTCGCCGACGAGGAGGCGCTGGACATGCTGGAGGCGGCGAAGGAGCACCATTTCGTCGCCCCCGGCCTCGCCTGGCTGATCGGCACCGCGCGCCACGCCGGCAAGTTCGGCATCGAGCCCGGCACGCCGCTGACCATCGCCTATGAGCGCGAGCTCGAGGCCGCCATCGACACCATGAAGAAGATGCACCGGCGCGGCATCCGGGTGTGCATCGGCGGCGACTACGGCTTCGCCTGGACGCCGCAGGGCACCAACGCCAAGGACCTGGAGTATTTCGTCGACCTGCTCGGCTTCTCGCCGATGGAAGCGCTCATCGCCGCCACCCGCCACGGCGGCGAGATGATGGGCCTGGGCAACCTCGGCATGATCCGCGAGGGCTATCTGGCCGACATGATCCTGGTCGACGGCGATCCGGTCGCCAACATCCGGCTGCTGCAGGACAGGAACCGGATCCTGGCGATCATGAAGGACGGCCGCTTCCACAAGGAGCCGCGGATGTCCGAGCAGCGCCGCCGCCTGATCGCCTGA
- a CDS encoding branched-chain amino acid ABC transporter permease — translation MARHLFTIGLLILALAAIWLFMAVWPEWLSDLIGGKRLFVNTILNGVTLAGLYFLVASGFTLVFGLMRNVNLAHGSLYLLGGYIGFEVADDTGSWYLGVAAGFLAMAAAGVVMQAGVFRRMENDPLRQTLVTIGISIVLADLMLWVWGGRTYQFDPPEWLMTSTSTPIVTSVKDDGTEILLAYPTVRLMLLVLAVAIGVGLWLFLNRTRIGMMIRAGVDDRRMLAATGINEQLVFVVVFALGAGLAGFAGVIGGSAFSISPGEDTRTLLASLVVVIVGGMGSIAGAAIGALLIGLAEQIGLAYLPTYGVVFTFLIMIVVLAVRPQGIMGRAA, via the coding sequence ATGGCGCGCCACCTGTTCACCATCGGGCTGCTGATCCTGGCGCTGGCCGCGATCTGGCTGTTCATGGCGGTCTGGCCGGAATGGCTGTCCGACCTGATCGGCGGCAAGCGGCTGTTCGTCAACACGATCCTGAACGGGGTGACGCTGGCCGGCCTCTATTTCCTGGTCGCCAGCGGCTTCACGCTGGTGTTCGGCCTGATGCGCAACGTCAACCTGGCGCACGGCTCGCTCTACCTGCTCGGCGGCTATATTGGCTTCGAGGTCGCCGATGACACCGGCTCCTGGTACCTGGGCGTCGCTGCCGGCTTCCTGGCTATGGCGGCGGCCGGCGTGGTGATGCAGGCCGGCGTGTTCCGGCGGATGGAGAACGATCCGCTGCGCCAGACCCTGGTCACCATCGGCATCTCGATCGTGCTGGCCGACCTGATGCTGTGGGTCTGGGGCGGACGCACCTACCAGTTCGACCCGCCCGAGTGGCTGATGACCTCGACGTCGACCCCCATCGTCACTTCGGTCAAGGACGACGGCACCGAGATCCTGCTGGCTTATCCGACCGTGCGGCTGATGCTGCTGGTGCTCGCGGTCGCCATCGGCGTCGGGCTGTGGCTGTTCCTCAACCGCACCCGCATCGGCATGATGATCCGCGCCGGTGTCGACGACCGGCGCATGCTGGCCGCGACCGGGATCAACGAGCAGCTGGTGTTCGTCGTGGTGTTCGCGCTCGGCGCCGGCCTGGCCGGCTTCGCCGGCGTGATCGGCGGTTCGGCGTTCTCGATCTCGCCCGGCGAGGACACCCGCACCCTGCTCGCCTCGCTGGTAGTGGTGATCGTCGGCGGCATGGGCTCGATCGCCGGCGCCGCCATCGGCGCGCTGCTGATCGGGCTGGCCGAGCAGATCGGGCTGGCCTACCTGCCGACCTACGGCGTCGTCTTCACCTTCCTGATCATGATCGTGGTGCTGGCGGTGCGGCCGCAGGGCATCATGGGGCGGGCGGCATGA
- a CDS encoding branched-chain amino acid ABC transporter permease: protein MSLIAEGLRSRRTRVQIEASAVVGLLLLIYPVVVSDFFAYQIGGYSLILGTVALSLMVLAGYGGMVSLAQLTVAGVAGYCVALFGSNSAGLGLDWPWWIVVPLAIAIGAFAGALIGAISVRTTGIYTIMITLAIATSFFYLTRQNYSIFNGFDGFAGIEAPVAFGVDWGEAVPFYYLCLGVAGLFYFTVVYAARSTFGLALQAIRDNPRRMRAIGFNVTWHRIVAHLFAGVIAASGGVLLVWFNGRISPGSIGIDVAIDILVIAVVGGVVHPVGPFLGALLFVLLENFAIDLIDRERFNLVIGLAFLLVVFVSPNGIVGLWQKARPHFAAPSFNLAGRWRPR from the coding sequence ATGAGCCTGATCGCCGAGGGCCTGCGCAGCCGCCGCACCCGGGTGCAGATCGAGGCGTCGGCCGTCGTCGGCCTGCTGCTGCTGATCTACCCGGTGGTGGTGTCGGACTTTTTCGCCTACCAGATCGGCGGCTACTCGCTGATCCTCGGCACCGTCGCGCTGTCGCTGATGGTGCTGGCCGGCTATGGCGGCATGGTCAGCCTGGCCCAGCTGACCGTCGCCGGCGTCGCCGGCTATTGCGTCGCGCTGTTCGGCAGCAACAGCGCCGGGCTCGGCCTCGACTGGCCGTGGTGGATCGTGGTGCCGCTGGCCATCGCGATCGGCGCCTTCGCCGGCGCACTGATCGGCGCGATCTCGGTACGCACCACCGGCATCTACACCATCATGATCACGCTGGCGATCGCCACCAGCTTCTTCTACCTGACCCGGCAGAACTACTCGATCTTCAACGGTTTCGACGGCTTCGCCGGCATCGAGGCGCCGGTCGCGTTCGGCGTCGACTGGGGCGAGGCGGTGCCGTTCTACTATCTGTGCCTCGGCGTCGCCGGGCTGTTCTACTTCACCGTGGTCTACGCCGCGCGCTCCACCTTCGGCCTCGCCCTGCAAGCAATCCGCGACAACCCGCGCCGCATGCGCGCGATCGGCTTCAACGTCACCTGGCACCGCATCGTCGCGCACCTGTTCGCCGGCGTGATCGCGGCCAGCGGCGGCGTGCTGCTGGTCTGGTTCAACGGCCGTATCTCGCCCGGCTCGATCGGCATCGACGTCGCCATCGACATCCTGGTCATCGCCGTGGTCGGCGGCGTGGTCCATCCGGTCGGCCCGTTCCTCGGCGCGCTGCTGTTCGTGCTGCTGGAGAACTTCGCCATCGACCTGATCGACCGCGAGCGGTTCAACCTGGTCATCGGCTTGGCCTTCCTGTTGGTGGTGTTCGTCTCGCCGAACGGGATCGTCGGGCTGTGGCAGAAGGCCCGGCCGCATTTCGCGGCCCCATCCTTCAACCTGGCCGGCCGCTGGCGGCCACGCTGA
- a CDS encoding ABC transporter substrate-binding protein translates to MTRTILKAAAALIALPLAAQAQEPLKMGALATLEGAFTVLGEDGMRGVELALQEFNYTAGGRQIELITGSSDASPDSAVRAARNLVEQDGVQILIGPLSGSEGLAIRDYAKEHPDVTFLNGTSAAQDTTLRTPADNFFRFGTDGAQWMAGLGEYVYNELGYRSVAVLAEDYSFPYTQVQGFMLPFCQLGGHVPAKFWVPIGNRDFSSVIAALPEDVDAIYVALGGGDAVKFLTLYEQAGGFLPLIGGSITVDQTVLGTEGRTRDFVVGTPAAGPVADTWDDPRWTAFVEAYRAAFPDGFPSPSLFAHGYYVNTKAALLALDAVGGDLSDGGAKYREALAALEFETPTGMVHLDHNRQAVADIFLTRVIEGPDGNLLNEVIKVIPQVNQTLGIPEDEFLTYGPVGRENPECP, encoded by the coding sequence ATGACCAGAACCATTCTGAAGGCGGCCGCCGCGCTGATCGCGCTGCCGCTCGCCGCCCAGGCGCAGGAGCCGCTGAAGATGGGCGCGCTGGCCACGCTGGAGGGCGCGTTCACCGTGCTGGGCGAGGACGGCATGCGCGGTGTCGAGCTGGCGCTGCAGGAGTTCAACTACACCGCCGGCGGCCGGCAGATCGAGCTGATCACCGGCTCGTCCGACGCCTCGCCGGACAGCGCCGTACGCGCCGCGCGCAACCTGGTCGAGCAGGACGGCGTGCAGATCCTGATCGGGCCGCTGTCGGGCTCCGAGGGCCTGGCGATCCGCGACTATGCCAAGGAGCACCCGGACGTCACCTTCCTGAACGGCACCTCGGCCGCGCAGGACACCACCCTGCGCACGCCGGCGGACAACTTCTTCCGCTTCGGCACCGACGGCGCGCAGTGGATGGCCGGCCTCGGCGAATATGTCTACAACGAGCTCGGCTACCGCTCGGTGGCGGTGCTGGCCGAGGACTATTCCTTCCCCTACACCCAGGTGCAGGGCTTCATGCTGCCGTTCTGCCAGCTCGGCGGCCACGTGCCGGCCAAGTTCTGGGTGCCGATCGGCAACCGCGACTTCTCGTCGGTGATCGCCGCCCTGCCGGAGGATGTCGACGCGATCTACGTCGCGCTCGGCGGTGGCGACGCGGTTAAGTTCCTGACGCTGTATGAGCAGGCCGGCGGCTTCCTGCCGCTGATCGGCGGCTCGATCACCGTTGACCAGACCGTGCTCGGCACCGAGGGCCGGACCCGCGACTTCGTGGTCGGCACGCCGGCGGCCGGCCCGGTCGCCGACACCTGGGACGACCCGCGCTGGACCGCCTTCGTCGAAGCCTACCGCGCCGCCTTCCCGGACGGCTTCCCGAGCCCGTCGCTGTTCGCCCACGGCTACTACGTCAACACCAAGGCGGCACTGCTGGCGCTGGACGCGGTCGGCGGCGACCTGTCCGACGGCGGCGCGAAGTACCGCGAGGCGCTGGCGGCGCTGGAATTCGAGACGCCGACCGGCATGGTCCATCTCGACCACAACCGCCAGGCGGTGGCCGACATCTTCCTGACCCGCGTGATCGAGGGCCCCGACGGCAATCTGCTGAACGAGGTGATCAAGGTGATCCCGCAGGTCAACCAGACGCTCGGCATCCCGGAGGACGAGTTCCTCACCTACGGCCCGGTCGGCCGCGAGAACCCCGAGTGCCCGTAG
- a CDS encoding ABC transporter ATP-binding protein, with protein sequence MAAATRVERLQEARAFALEASGLSRRFGALSAVEDIDLSIRAGERHAVLGSNGAGKTTLFNLISGDFPPSSGRIRFFGEDVTAMPVHERIRRGLRRTYQISQLFQGLTIFENLYLATRGVTRGRYSLRRGGANDAAHADTERLLHAVNLEDQRDVRVAELSHGQQRQLEIGMALAGAPRLVLLDEPAAGLSPAERRDLIAILTSLPAHIGYIIIEHDLDVALRVAERVTMMHNGRIFLTGTPAEIEANARVQEIYLRGAHG encoded by the coding sequence ATGGCGGCGGCAACCCGCGTCGAGCGGCTGCAGGAGGCGCGAGCCTTCGCGCTCGAGGCCAGCGGGTTGTCGCGCCGTTTCGGCGCGCTGAGCGCGGTCGAGGACATCGACCTGTCGATCCGGGCCGGCGAACGCCACGCCGTGCTCGGGTCGAACGGCGCCGGCAAGACCACCCTGTTCAACCTGATCTCCGGCGACTTCCCGCCGTCGAGCGGCCGCATCCGCTTCTTCGGCGAGGACGTCACCGCCATGCCGGTGCACGAGCGCATCCGCCGCGGGCTGCGCCGCACCTACCAGATCTCGCAGCTGTTCCAAGGGCTGACCATCTTCGAGAACCTGTATCTCGCCACCCGCGGCGTCACCCGCGGCCGCTACAGCCTGCGTCGCGGCGGCGCCAACGACGCCGCCCATGCCGACACCGAGCGGCTGCTGCACGCGGTCAACCTGGAGGACCAGCGCGACGTGCGGGTCGCCGAGCTGTCGCACGGCCAGCAGCGCCAGCTGGAGATCGGCATGGCGCTGGCCGGCGCGCCGCGGCTGGTGCTGCTGGACGAGCCGGCCGCCGGCCTGTCGCCGGCCGAGCGCCGCGACCTGATCGCGATCCTGACCAGCCTGCCCGCGCACATCGGCTACATCATCATCGAGCACGACCTCGACGTCGCCCTGCGCGTGGCCGAGCGCGTGACGATGATGCACAACGGCCGCATCTTCCTGACCGGCACCCCGGCCGAGATCGAGGCGAACGCGCGGGTGCAGGAGATCTATCTGCGGGGCGCCCATGGCTGA
- a CDS encoding ABC transporter permease: protein MAERRPDPPMLEVRDLHVFYGQSHALQGVDLTVDHEVLSVVGRNGMGKTTLCNTIMGLLPASSGSVRLAGRSILGLRPDQISRLGVAYVPQGRRVWPSLSVDEHLRLAFRRTADSAWTVERIYQTFPRLAERKGNGGAQLSGGEQQMLAIARALLGNPRLLVLDEPTEGLAPAIVEQVEGVLRRLVEQEDIAILLIEQNIGVACEVAEEVAIMVNGRIGQVMPAAALAGDHALQQSLLGVGRREEAAEETPAAEAAATAEPEAPVFRVVRGGDAEADAPARSGNIRTLPAAPNRWGVVAPIREQRRQAAAEAGAEAGPALQPPSAVEMTGRTAYVVGTFDTKAAELNYMRGVLREAGLTTRTVDLSTSGRLAAADVSAREVASAYPGGASAVFTGDRGRAVAAMAEAFRRWIVRQRDIGGIISAGGSGGTALVTPGMQALPVGLPKLMISTVASGDVARYVGAVDIAMLYSVVDIQGINAISADVLRNGANALAGMIARAPTAEQRRARRLAAKPALGITMFGVTTPCVRAVCEALKADYDCLVFHATGTGGRSMEHLADTGALAGIVDVTTTEIADMTVGGIFAADADRMGAAIRTGLPYVGSVGALDMVNFGARDTVPERFARRLFHVHNPQVTLMRTTREENAAMGGWIAERLNRMRGPVRFLLPTGGVSALDVPGQPFHDPAADAALFAAIEDGVEAGGNRQVLRVDAAINDPAFAAALVAAFRAIAGQTRRRA, encoded by the coding sequence ATGGCTGAGCGCCGGCCCGACCCGCCGATGCTGGAGGTGCGCGACCTCCACGTCTTCTACGGCCAGAGCCACGCGCTGCAGGGCGTCGACCTGACCGTCGACCACGAGGTGCTGTCGGTGGTCGGCCGCAACGGCATGGGCAAGACCACGCTGTGCAACACCATCATGGGCCTGCTGCCGGCCAGCAGCGGCAGCGTGCGCCTGGCCGGGCGCAGCATCCTCGGGCTCCGGCCCGACCAGATCTCGCGGCTGGGCGTCGCCTATGTGCCGCAGGGCCGCCGGGTGTGGCCGTCGCTGAGCGTCGACGAGCACCTGCGGCTGGCGTTCCGCCGCACGGCCGACAGCGCCTGGACCGTGGAGCGCATCTACCAGACCTTCCCGCGGCTGGCCGAGCGCAAGGGCAACGGCGGCGCCCAGCTGTCCGGCGGCGAGCAGCAGATGCTGGCGATCGCCCGCGCGCTGCTCGGCAACCCGCGCCTCCTGGTGCTCGACGAGCCGACCGAGGGCCTGGCCCCGGCGATCGTCGAGCAGGTCGAGGGCGTGCTGCGCCGGCTGGTCGAGCAGGAGGACATCGCCATCCTGCTGATCGAGCAGAACATCGGCGTCGCCTGCGAGGTAGCCGAGGAAGTGGCGATCATGGTCAACGGCCGCATCGGCCAGGTGATGCCGGCGGCCGCACTGGCCGGCGACCATGCGCTGCAGCAGAGCCTGCTCGGCGTCGGCCGCCGCGAGGAGGCGGCGGAGGAGACGCCCGCCGCCGAGGCCGCCGCGACGGCGGAGCCGGAGGCGCCGGTGTTCCGGGTGGTGCGCGGCGGCGACGCCGAGGCCGACGCGCCGGCACGCAGCGGCAACATCCGCACCCTGCCGGCGGCGCCGAACCGCTGGGGCGTGGTCGCGCCGATCCGCGAGCAGCGCCGACAGGCCGCGGCGGAGGCGGGCGCCGAGGCCGGCCCGGCGCTGCAGCCGCCGTCGGCGGTGGAGATGACCGGCCGCACCGCCTATGTGGTCGGCACCTTCGATACCAAGGCGGCCGAACTGAACTACATGCGCGGCGTGCTGCGCGAGGCCGGGCTGACCACCCGTACCGTCGACCTGTCGACCTCGGGCCGGCTGGCTGCAGCCGACGTCAGCGCGCGCGAGGTGGCCAGCGCCTATCCCGGCGGCGCCTCGGCGGTGTTCACCGGCGACCGCGGCCGCGCGGTGGCGGCGATGGCCGAGGCGTTCCGCCGCTGGATCGTCCGCCAGCGCGACATCGGCGGCATCATCTCGGCCGGCGGTTCCGGCGGCACCGCGCTGGTCACGCCGGGCATGCAGGCGCTGCCGGTCGGGCTGCCCAAGCTGATGATCTCCACCGTCGCGTCGGGCGACGTCGCCCGCTATGTCGGCGCGGTCGACATCGCCATGCTCTATTCGGTGGTCGACATCCAGGGCATCAATGCGATCTCGGCCGACGTGCTGCGCAACGGCGCCAACGCGCTGGCCGGCATGATCGCCCGCGCGCCCACCGCCGAGCAGCGCCGCGCCCGCCGGCTGGCGGCCAAGCCGGCGCTCGGCATCACCATGTTCGGCGTCACCACGCCGTGCGTGCGCGCGGTCTGCGAGGCGCTGAAGGCCGACTACGACTGCCTGGTGTTCCACGCCACCGGCACCGGCGGCCGCTCGATGGAGCACCTGGCCGACACCGGCGCGCTGGCCGGCATCGTCGACGTCACCACCACCGAGATCGCCGACATGACGGTGGGCGGCATCTTCGCCGCCGACGCGGACCGGATGGGCGCCGCCATCCGCACCGGCCTGCCCTATGTCGGTTCGGTCGGCGCGCTCGACATGGTCAATTTCGGCGCCCGCGACACGGTGCCGGAGCGTTTCGCCCGCCGCCTGTTCCACGTCCACAACCCGCAGGTCACGCTGATGCGGACCACGCGCGAGGAGAACGCGGCGATGGGCGGCTGGATCGCCGAGCGGCTGAACCGGATGCGCGGGCCGGTGCGCTTCCTGCTGCCGACCGGCGGCGTCTCCGCCCTCGACGTGCCCGGCCAGCCGTTCCACGACCCGGCGGCCGACGCCGCCCTGTTCGCGGCGATCGAGGACGGCGTGGAGGCCGGCGGCAACCGCCAGGTGCTGCGCGTCGACGCCGCCATCAACGACCCCGCCTTCGCCGCCGCCCTGGTCGCCGCCTTCCGCGCCATCGCCGGCCAGACCCGCCGCCGCGCATGA